A stretch of Elgaria multicarinata webbii isolate HBS135686 ecotype San Diego chromosome 5, rElgMul1.1.pri, whole genome shotgun sequence DNA encodes these proteins:
- the LOC134399353 gene encoding cystatin-B-like — translation MAETVVGGLSEPEPATSEVQSIAEQVKSQLEQKANAVYPTYEAISFREQVVAGTNYFIKVRHGDGERDYAHLRVFQALPCYGGGVELSGYQLGKTKDDPITYF, via the exons ATGGCTGAGACAGTGGTTGGGGGATTATCCGAGCCTGAACCGGCCACTTCTGAAGTTCAGTCTATCGCTGAACAG GTGAAGAGCCAGTTGGAACAGAAAGCGAACGCAGTCTACCCCACGTACGAGGCGATTTCATTCCGtgagcaggtggttgctggcACGAACTACTTCATCAAG GTCCGACACGGTGATGGGGAGAGAGACTACGCCCACCTGCGCGTGTTCCAGGCCCTGCCGTGCTATGGGGGCGGAGTTGAGCTCTCTGGCTACCAACTGGGCAAGACCAAGGATGACCCCATCACCTATTTCTAG
- the LOC134399352 gene encoding cystatin-A-like, which translates to MAGTVTGGLSPTKLATPEVQAITNQVKSQLEERANAKYSIFKAVSDCTQVVAGTNYFIKVQTGDGERDYAHLRVFKALPSRGGGIEFVGYQLGKTKDDPITYF; encoded by the exons ATGGCTGGGACAGTGACTGGAGGATTATCCCCCACAAAGCTGGCCACTCCTGAAGTTCAGGCCATCACTAATCAG gTGAAGAGCCAGTTGGAAGAGAGAGCAAATGCGAAATACTCCATATTCAAGGCAGTTTCGGATTGTACGCAGGTGGTCGCCGGCACGAACTACTTCATCAAG GTCCAAACAGGTGATGGCGAGAGAGACTACGCCCACCTGCGGGTGTTCAAGGCCCTGCCAAGCAGAGGGGGCGGAATTGAGTTCGTTGGCTACCAACTGGGCAAGACCAAGGATGACCCCATCACCTATTTCTAG
- the LOC134399354 gene encoding leukocyte cysteine proteinase inhibitor 1-like — protein sequence MAERMTGGLSDPDQVTSEVRDIANQVKSQLEEKANAKYSYFEAVSFRKQVVAGTNYFIKVRHGDGERDYTHLRVFQALPCHGSRIELSNYLLGKTKDDPITSF from the exons ATGGCTGAAAGGATGACTGGAGGATTATCTGACCCTGACCAGGTCACTTCTGAAGTTCGGGACATCGCTAATCAG gTGAAGAGCCAGTTGGAAGAGAAAGCAAATGCGAAATACTCGTATTTCGAGGCAGTTTCGTTCCGTAAGCAGGTGGTCGCCGGCACGAACTACTTCATCAAG GTCCGACACGGTGACGGCGAGAGAGACTACACCCACCTGCGCGTGTTCCAGGCCCTGCCCTGCCATGGGAGCAGAATTGAGCTTTCTAACTACCTTCTGGGCAAGACCAAGGATGACCCCATCACCTCTTTCTAG